Proteins found in one Anopheles aquasalis chromosome 3, idAnoAquaMG_Q_19, whole genome shotgun sequence genomic segment:
- the LOC126575047 gene encoding protein bunched, class 2/F/G isoform: protein MFSRLCKNTIFPTSTGVNQASQQQQTDARQRSNVEGVGSSPTGVAAGTTGTSQSTNDSSTSSVGQPPPPSSSLPVSVGEGGGGGSVAVVAAAIAADRRRRRQQQQQHQQLAGRNLPSLPVAATRSRGPIRAPEPPPPYWAHYAHRPVPAVPPAPARAAGPSQVARIGGASSSSSAAGAAAAAAAAAAAVVSSAAAGHNSATTTGDSDTSNDRPRAHRDRSTNTSRERSRAVGTGSDGGAPGAANVGRNGDPTTRHLRYNVQQRQQRIKEHLLSQDAFCPDLVRNCKNIATDSPDRQSSASSSSSPSPAEYAEIADLGRRFATHAAINVGASTSSSSSSASARVPDPVSAASGLQPSQRTGAGAGGPEIGAAQTMGSNLSIRRPKISLTWVLREQQQQQQQQQQQQGGRDGVSSGNGQAQHHNQQAGPAAVGAASPTAVTTVKHSQASGCTNSPAGVPPAVVSAGGASLDHVSPHTVANDQQAHGHRHTHHHHVIVRKKSRTRSKERLFSEKYVSDNNLSEYHSEKQLRGGAGNTTYANDYTAAPTAVTGGNGTTTTTTTNLYRKSNRKNSDRLKKKERLLLYANGGGAVDPVGATFHNNNNQHAINLNKDPDPGKEKMAIALKNTHSEPSLYTTVSEPSASTKHRHHRHHHHHRRRRERYRSQRFGYEISNVDEFLSKCSLSSPGNIPVVLSSAATLYQTRPGSYQIEIPLPLGMVVNAVFKNQNWLYVQTPHAEEGYVAYDTCLPLGILPSNQRSTSSSKPTPCWETNKDVFPKLCGNLTDSEKEIQQLRGGTRSEGRRTPRLKRSSANSRSAASITACNSERDLDSLYLRTVASNLPKVADGQAQYAQLKLTTKVLHSVAPTVKSEKALAIEQLEKLICSGSGDYVHLLKQQQQHLLHKQQQMLQQIAQRQQQQQQHSSNKALELSAAAIERGSAVCSGNHQGTKVYGSGTNHLRIALGGVPTAPVSVTGSPVTPALAAAVATAAVRQTLLAITDNYCSEALNVHKGDVVTLLACKEYQEKGLKNYKQWFFVRTRDGHEGYIPAEAAGHGFL, encoded by the exons TTGCGGCTGGTACGACGGGAACATCCCAATCAACGAACGACTCATCGACGTCGAGCGTCGgtcaaccgccaccaccatcatcgtcactgcCGGTGAGCGTaggcgaaggaggagggggaggctCGGTAGCGGTCGTAGCAGCGGCCATCGCTGCtgatcgacgtcgacgtcgtcaacagcagcaacagcaccagcagctcgctgGACGTAATCTTCCATCGCTGCCGGTTGCGGCTACGAGATCTCGTGGTCCGATAAGGGCtccggaaccaccgccaccgtactGGGCACACTACGCACATCGACCGGTTCCGGCGGTACCACCTGCTCCTGCTAGGGCTGCGGGCCCCAGTCAAGTCGCTAGAATCggtggagcatcatcatcgtcatcggcagcaggagcggctgctgctgctgctgctgctgctgctgctgtcgtttcgagtgctgctgctgggcacaACTCAGCCACGACCACCGGCGACAGCGACACCAGCAATGACAGACCCCGTGcccatcgcgatcgatcaacgAACACATCCCGTGAGCGATCTCGGGCTGTTGGCACTGGCAGCGACGGTGGAGCTCCGGGGGCTGCGAACGTTGGACGCAACGGAGACCCCACCACAAGGCATCTACGCTACAAcgtgcagcagcgacagcagcgcaTCAAGGAGCATTTGCTAA GTCAGGATGCCTTTTGTCCGGATTTGGTGCGTAACTGTAAGAACATTGCCACCGATTCACCGGATCGtcaatcatcagcatcatcatcatcatcaccatcgccggcCGAGTACGCGGAGATCGCCGATCTAGGCCGTAGGTTCGCTACGCACGCCGCCATTAACGTCGGTgcatcgacgtcgtcgtcatcgtcgtcggccagtGCCAGAGTGCCAGACCCTGTTTCTGCCGCTTCCGGCTTGCAGCCATCACAGCGCACAggggccggtgccggtggtccggAGATTGGCGCTGCTCAAACTATGGGTTCCAACTTGAGTATTCGAAGACCAAAGATTTCACTGACGTGGGTACTgcgtgaacagcagcagcagcagcagcagcagcagcagcagcagggaggccGTGATGGAGTATCGTCCGGCAATGGGCAGGCCCAGCACCATAACCAGCAAGCGGGCCCTGCTGCAGTTGGAGCTGCATCACCTACGGCAGTCACGACCGTCAAGCATTCCCAAGCGAGCGGATGTACTAACTCACCAGCTGGAGTACCACCGGCCGTGGTTAGTGCTGGCGGTGCATCACTCGATCACGTTTCACCGCACACCGTAGCGAATGACCAGCAAGCCCATGGTCACCGCCacacccatcaccatcatgtgATCGTGAGGAAGAAATCACGAACTCGCAGCAAGGAGCGACTGTTTAGCGAAAAGTACGTCAGTGATAACAACCTGTCGGAGTATCACAGCGAAAAGCAGCTGCGTGGTGGAGCCGGGAACACGACGTACGCAAACGACTACACAGCGGCACCGACGGCGGTAACTGGCGGaaatggaaccaccaccacaaccactacCAACCTGTACCGGAAGAGCAACCGGAAGAACAGTGATCGGttaaagaagaaggagcgacTGTTGCTGTacgcgaatggtggtggagcggtGGATCCGGTTGGGGCCACgtttcacaacaacaacaaccaacacgCGATCAACCTCAACAAAGATCCCGATCcggggaaggagaagatggcGATCGCCCTGAAGAACACCCACTCGGAACCATCGCTCTACACGACGGTATCGGAACCGTCGGCCTCGACAAAGCATCGacaccatcggcatcatcatcaccatcggcgaCGCCGGGaacgctatcgatcgcagcgTTTCGGGTACGAGATCAGTAACGTGGATGAGTTCCTGTCCAAGTGTTCGCTGTCGTCACCCGGAAACATTCCGGTGGTGCTGTCTTCGGCGGCCACGCTCTACCAAACGCGACCGGGTAGCTACCAGATCGAGATACCGCTTCCGCTCGGCATGGTGGTGAATGCGGTGTTCAAGAACCAGAACTGGCTGTACGTGCAGACACCGCACGCCGAGGAGGGTTACGTGGCGTACGATACCTGTCTACCGTTGGGCATTTTGCCTTCAAACCAAAG ATCGACATCCAGCTCGAAGCCTACGCCCTGCTGGGAGACGAATAAGGACGTTTTTCCGAAGCTGTGCGGTAATCTGACGGATAGCGAGAAGGAAATCCAGCAGCTCCGTGGTGGAACACGATCCGAGGGCCGGCGTACCCCACGGCTGAAGCGAAGTAGTGCCAACAGCCGGAGTGCCGCCTCGATAACTGCGTGCAACAGTGAGCGAGACCTGGACTCACTGTACCTCAGGACGGTGGCCTCTAACCTGCCGAAAGTGGCCGATGGTCAGGCGCAGTACGCTCAGCTGAAGTTGACCACGAAGGTCCTTCACTCCGTTGCACCGACGGTAAAGTCGGAAAAGGCGCTGgcgatcgagcagctggaGAAGCTGATCTGCTCCGGCAGTGGGGACTACGTGCATCTGctcaagcaacagcagcagcatcttctgcacaaacagcagcaaatgctACAGCAAATAGCTcaaaggcagcaacagcagcaacagcattctAGCAATAAAGCGTTGGAACTAAGTGCGGCAGCGATCGAGCGGGGCTCGGCGGTATGTAGCGGAAACCATCAAGGGACCAAAGTGTACGGCAGTGGAACGAATCATCTACGCATAGCGCTGGGAGGGGTACCCACAGCACCGGTGTCTGTCACCGGTAGTCCCGTAACACCTGCCCTGGCTGCAGCGGTGGCCACGGCTGCCGTACGGCAAACTCTGCTTGCCATCACCGATAACTACTGCTCGGAAGCGCTCAATGTGCACAAGGGTGATGTGGTCACGCTGCTCGCCTGCAAAGAGTACCAGGAGAAGGGTCTGAAGAACTACAAGCAATGGTTTTTCGTGCGTACCAGAGACGGCCACGAAGGATACATTCCGGCCGAGGCGGCCGGTCACGGATTTCTCTAG
- the LOC126578389 gene encoding uncharacterized protein LOC126578389, whose translation MYIKSGHRFLSDKGQIIFPGPPTRSPALYYQSSTPSTSPTTTTAVTSTSTTMAPVPESGVSDENGNYIVSDMWQSKSSSGSDMLSDKIQMFYIYITVTITSVFIIVVLAIFGYMCYKRKGFQNIDAPDTPIETTRRRSSSHRSTRRYSRTGSREREVPSSTAVPGNIEDNPGQTLLR comes from the exons ATGTACATCAAATCCGGACACCGTTTTCTCAGCGACAAAGGACAGATCATCTTTCCGGGCCCACCGACCAGGTCACCAGCGCTTTACTACCAAAGCAGCACACCGAGTACGagcccgacgacgacgacggcggtgacGTCGACCAGCACGACCATGGCCCCCGTACCGGAATCGGGCGTTAGTGATGAAAATGGCAACTACATCG TGTCCGATATGTGGCAAAGCAAATCCAGCTCCGGTTCCGACATGCTGTCCGATAAGATACAGATGTTCTACATCtacatcaccgtcaccataACGTCCGtgttcatcatcgtcgtgttgGCCATATTTGGGTACATGTGCTACAAAAG GAAGGGATTCCAAAACATAGACGCCCCGGATACACCGATCGAAACCACACGCAGGAGAAGCTCTAGCCATAGATCGACACGTCGGTATTCGCGTACCGGTTCCAGGGAGCGGGAGGTACCTTCCTCGACAGCCGTCCCCGGTAACATCGAGGACAATCCGGGACAAACGCTGTTGCGCTAA
- the LOC126578387 gene encoding mitoferrin: MNSDEYEQLPTSSVAAIMTAGAIAGIMEHCVMYPLDSVKTRMQSLTHMKAHDTILSTLRDMVRTEGAMRPFRGVMAVVAGAGPAHALYFGAYECSKEMIATVSDRDHVNYMLSAAAATLVHDAVSNPADVVKQRLQMYNSPYRSILHCASHVYRTEGFRAFYRSYSTQLVMNIPYSAIQFPTYEFFQKLLNKDNKYNPPVHMVAGGVAGAAASALTTPLDVCKTLLNTQEDGAGKTRGLFEAAKKIYATAGPMGFFKGMQARVLYQMPATAICWSTYEFFKYILSRVKKPTGSGGSSVSAARSLTAEPLLAADDASSKASATITDLRYMMIPAAASVSAEASPAGCSGVGSASLLIRSERGESPSATGVGGGSGQPASTGDKVGSTAVGGSSVGGGGVAGLIPRGGPELPAMSGAGIYGAMSYNTMHSNDTNPLSDIRRTN; the protein is encoded by the coding sequence ATGAATTCCGACGAGTACGAGCAGCTGCCGACGTCGAGCGTGGCCGCCATTATGACGGCCGGCGCGATAGCGGGCATTATGGAGCACTGCGTCATGTACCCGCTGGATTCGGTCAAGACACGAATGCAATCGCTCACACACATGAAGGCACACGATACGATTCTGTCGACGCTACGGGACATGGTGCGAACGGAGGGCGCAATGCGACCGTTCCGGGGCGTAATGGCCGtcgtggccggtgccggtccaGCCCATGCCCTCTACTTCGGTGCGTACGAGTGCTCGAAGGAGATGATTGCCACCGTGTCCGATCGTGATCACGTCAACTATATGCTgtcggcagcggccgccacgCTCGTGCACGATGCCGTTTCCAATCCGGCCGACGTCGTGAAGCAGCGGCTACAGATGTACAACTCACCGTACAGATCGATCCTGCACTGTGCCAGCCACGTGTACCGAACCGAGGGTTTCCGGGCCTTCTATCGCTCCTACTCGACGCAGCTCGTCATGAACATCCCCTACTCGGCGATCCAGTTCCCGACGTACGAGTTCTTTCAGAAGCTGCTCAACAAAGACAATAAATACAACCCGCCGGTGCACATGGTGGCGGGCGGGGTGGCCGGAGCTGCCGCGTCCGCCCTCACGACACCGCTCGACGTGTGCAAGACGCTACTCAACACGCAGGAGGACGGTGCCGGTAAGACGCGCGGGTTGTTTGAGGCAGCGAAGAAAATCTACGCCACGGCAGGGCCGATGGGCTTCTTCAAGGGGATGCAGGCGCGCGTCCTGTACCAGATGCCGGCCACCGCCATCTGCTGGTCGACGTACGAGTTCTTCAAGTACATCCTGTCCCGGGTAAAGAAACCGACGGGCAGCGGAGGCAGTTCAGTGTCAGCCGCCCGCTCCCTGACCGCGGAACCGTTGCTGGCGGCCGACGATGCATCGAGCAAGGCCTCCGCCACGATCACCGACCTGCGCTACATGATGATTCCGGCGGCCGCATCGGTCAGTGCGGAAGCATCACCGGCCGGTTGCAGTGGCGTTGGCAGTGCCAGTTTGCTGATTCGATCGGAACGCGGCGAATCGCCGTCCGCgaccggtgttggtggtggttcaggtCAGCCGGCATCAACGGGTGATAAGGTGGGTAGTACGGCGGTCGGAGGAAGCAgcgttggtggaggtggtgttgctggattGATTCCACGAGGCGGTCCCGAACTGCCGGCCATGTCCGGTGCCGGCATTTACGGTGCCATGAGCTACAACACGATGCACTCGAACGACACGAACCCGCTTAGCGATATCCGGCGGACGAACTAA
- the LOC126578388 gene encoding uncharacterized protein LOC126578388 produces MYRFSLYRLVVVLCVITIGYTTVRWWQLMFGHDSGSSGPPFQHTCNMTEPYRQELERLFERVHRLLGQHGLTHFLCYGTLWGQIRMARMLPWREKAEFCVLNDELMRHEEARFIRSFLAHQLQIRYLHSEGIYRIFANEPASVTVPPYVELIVFQLDETQGMYKRVGWKRRLLPPHCDWTPSLDCFPMVLLQGSLSTRPLGPSIYTVPMGGIEIQKYHYPDNWWKDVKERNCNLN; encoded by the exons ATGTACCGTTTCTCGCTTTACcggctagtggtggtgctgtgtgtgaTAACCATCGGCTACACGACCGTACGCTGGTGGCAGCTTATGTTTGGCCATGATTCCGGTAGCAGTGGTCCACCGTTTCAGCATACCTGCAACATGACCGAACCTTACCGCCAGGAACTGGAGCGACTGTTCGAAAG AGTACACCGGTTACTGGGGCAACACGGTCTGACCCACTTTCTCTGTTACGGTACGCTCTGGGGCCAGATACGCATGGCACGGATGCTACCGTGGCGGGAAAAGGCCGAATTCTGTGTACTGAACGATGAGCTGATGCGCCACGAGGAAGCCCGGTTCATTCGCAGCTTCCTCGCGCACCAACTGCAGATACGCTACCTTCACTCGGAAGGCATCTATCGGATATTTGCGAACGAACCGGCATCCGTTACCGTGCCACCGTACGTTGAGCTGATCGTATTTCAGCTCGATGAAACG CAAGGAATGTACAAACGCGTCGGTTGGAAACGGAGACTTCTGCCGCCGCACTGCGACTGGACACCCTCGTTGGATTGCTTTCCGATGGTCCTGCTGCAGGGCTCGCTTTCTACCCGCCCCCTAGGGCCATCGATCTACACCGTTCCGATGGGTGGCATCGAGATACAGAAGTACCACTACCCAGACAACTGGTGGAAGGACGTGAAGGAGCGCAACTGTAATCTCAATTAG
- the LOC126576921 gene encoding uncharacterized protein LOC126576921, whose amino-acid sequence MTEPVRRELRILHPPLEPIVRDGKIREQIELESKGRREYLKKWGYITKPETTEFYDLKRNNQKLRDIQLERNRSVNLREYDGHGESFFVSRQMFKTLLDTCRCGRKRTNTHALKCLQKPKNTYEKTDDEEEDEEEAERQPKDRGARAGGRSSEERPERSEQPGGEKTVSSYIPKVPTLSSGMYGWPQNRFVAMERTTYYVSPRYTMPGHPIVDSQPYNNIILG is encoded by the exons ATGACCGAGCCTGTGCGCCGCGAGTTGCGTATTCTTCATCCCCCTTTGGAACCGATAGTGCgagatggaaaaat CCGCGAGCAGATTGAGTTGGAGAGCAAAGGTCGCCGGGAGTATCTGAAAAAGTGGGGCTACATCACGAAACCGGAAACGACGGAGTTCTACGATCTGAAGCGCAACAATCAGAAGCTGCGTGATATTCAGCTGGAACGCAACCGGAGCGTCAATTTACGCGAGTATGATGGCCACGGTGAATCGTTCTTCGTATCGCGGCAAATGTTTAAAACGCTGCTCGATACCTGTCGCTGTGGCCGCAAGCGTACCAACACCCATGCGCTCAAGTGTTTGCAGAAACCGAAAAATACCTACGAAAAAacggacgacgaggaggaggatgaggaggaagctGAAAGGCAACCGAAGGACCGTGGTGCTCGCGCTGGTGGCCGGAGTAGTGAGGAACGTCCTGAGAGGAGTGAACAACCAGGTGGAGAGAAAACCGTTAGCAGCTACATACCGAAGGTCCCAACGTTGAGCTCAG GAATGTACGGTTGGCCACAAAACCGATTCGTAGCTATGGAGAGAACCACTTACTACGTGTCACCACGCTATACCATGCCCGGACATCCCATCGTTGATAGCCAGCCCTACAATAACATCATTCTCGGATAG
- the LOC126578386 gene encoding probable nucleoporin Nup54 yields the protein MSFNFGNTSTLGSTSTPAKPNAFGSFSFGGQSTTPAFGATAGTAAAAAPAFGAATATPAFGATATPAFGATATPAFGATATGATGTSAFGTLGFGNTAATGTTASTASGFGFGTNTAPTATPAFGGFGTTATSTTATAFGGFGTATSSSAPAFGGFGTATAQPFGTSLATTSAPSFFGGLGTTQTTGASAFGGFGTGTTFGGGQTAFGQPAGGLAFGQTAFGQQQQQQQQQQQQQLQALSPEQTFVESVFNVSIFGDERDTVLAKWNYLQAMLGTGKSFYSQQAAPVEITPSNFLCRFKTMGYSKLPGKENKAGLVGLTINKTEAQIKDQQQQFIASMNQIFGNKPNITIVVDNMKPISDSKVQVIVYVEEKSTISNETKRVLATEVAAYLNQPMTKQQLGTLGIESIVPLVLPEEDQLKEYLDTPPKGIDPRMWEQAKIDNPDPKRFIPVPMIGFQDLKWRIKCQENETEIHASYLAKVEKEISELKQRHMNTTAKIAEHRRNFTELSHRILRIIVKQESTRKLGLALSPEEEVIRSKLENMHALVSTPTQFRGRLSELLSQMRMQRNQWAHGNFANEYTLDKEATNEMQSFLTMQQKAVAFLIDTINRDMKTLKVITEGMTQLVQS from the exons ATGTCGTTCAACTTTGGAAACACCTCCACCCTCGGCTCAACGAGCACACCGGCCAAGC CGAATGCTTTCGGTAGCTTCTCGTTCGGGGGTCAATCCACTACGCCGGCCTTTGGTGCTACGGCGggtactgctgcagctgctgcgcctgctTTTGGTGCGGCAACGGCTACACCTGCCTTTGGTGCCACTGCGACTCCGGCTTTCGGTGCCACTGCTACTCCGGCGTTCGGTGCAACAGCTACCGGGGCCACTGGAACGTCCGCTTTCGGAACGCTAGGCTTCGGAAATACTGCCGCCACAGGGACAACAGCAAGCACGGCATccggcttcggtttcggaaccAACACGGCACCGACGGCAACACCTGCATTCGGGGGATTCGGTACAACCGCCACTAGCACCACGGCGACGGCATTCGGTGGGTTCGGAActgcgaccagcagcagcgcaccggcGTTTGGTGGATTCGGTACTGCTACTGCGCAACCTTTCGGCACTTCGCTGGCTACCACTTCggctccttccttcttcggtgGTCTTGGCACCACTCAGACGACCGGTGCATCCGCTTTCGGAGGATTcggcaccggaaccacctTCGGTGGAGGGCAAACGGCTTTCGGTCAACCCGCCGGAGGGTTAGCGTTTGGTCAAACGGCCtttggtcagcagcagcagcagcaacaacagcaacaacagcagcagctgcaagcCCTATCACCGGAACAAACATTCGTCGAGTCCGTCTTCAATGTGTCGATCTTTGGCGATGAGCGTGACACGGTGCTGGCCAAATGGAACTATCTGCAGGCAATGCTCGGTACGGGCAAATCGTTCTACTCCCAGCAGGCCGCACCGGTCGAGATTACGCCGTCCAATTTTCTGTGCCGCTTCAAGACGATGGGCTACAGCAAGCTGCCCGGGAAGGAGAACAAAGCAGGGCTCGTTGGGCTGACGATCAACAAAACGGAAGCTCAGATAAA agatcagcagcaacaatttatCGCGAGCATGAATCAGATTTTCGGCAACAAACCCAACATTACGATCGTGGTCGATAACATGAAACCGATCAGTGACTCCAAGGTGCAGGTGATCGTGTATGTCGAGGAAAAGTCCACCATTTCCAACGAAACCAAGCGCGTGCTGGCGACGGAGGTTGCCGCTTATTTGAACCAACCCATGACGAAGCAACAGCTCGGTACACTtgggatcgaatcgatcgttcCACTCGTGCTGCCCGAGGAGGATCAGCTGAAGGAATATCTCGACACTCCTCCCAAGGGTATCGATCCGCGCATGTGGGAGCAGGCAAAGATTGACAATCCAGACCCGAAACGTTTCATTCCCGTGCCCATGATAGGCTTCCAGGAT TTGAAATGGCGCATCAAATGTCAGGagaacgaaaccgaaatccaTGCGTCCTATCTGGCAAAGGTGGAGAAAGAGATCAGTGAGCTGAAGCAGCGGCACATGAACACGACGGCAAAGATTGCCGAGCATAGGCGCAACTTTACCGAGCTCAGCCACCGGATACTGCGCATCATCGTGAAGCAGGAGAGCACCCGGAAGCTGGGGCTTGCACTGTCGCCCGAGGAGGAAGTGATTCGCTCGAAGCTGGAAAACATGCACGCTCTCGTCTCGACACCAACGCAGTTCCGAGGCCGCCTAAGCGAGTTACTTTCGCAGATGCGCATGCAGCGCAACCAGTGGGCACACGGGAACTTTGCCAACGAGTACACGCTCGATAAGGAAGCAACGAACGAGATGCAATCGTTCCTGACGATGCAACAGAAAGCGGTCGCGTTCCTGATCGATACCATCAACCGGGACATGAAGACGCTGAAGGTGATCACCGAGGGCATGACACAGCTCGTGCAGAGCTAA